The following proteins are encoded in a genomic region of Athene noctua unplaced genomic scaffold, bAthNoc1.hap1.1 HAP1_HAP1_scaffold_36, whole genome shotgun sequence:
- the LOC141974193 gene encoding olfactory receptor 14J1-like, giving the protein MSNGSSITEFLLLAFADRRELQLLHFWLFLGISLAALLGNGLIITAIACDHRLHTPMYFFLLNLSLLDLGSLSTTLPKAMANSLWDNRHISYLGCAAQVFFFLFFISAEFYVLTIMSYDRYVAICKPLHYGTLLGSRACVHMAAAAWGTGFLNSLLHTANTFSLTFCKGNVLDQFFCEIPQILKLSCSHSYLREVGLLLISISLAFGCFVFIVVSYVQIFRAVLRIPSEQGRHKAFSTCLPHLAVVSLFISTGTFANLKPPSISSPSLDLVVSFLYSVVPPAVNPLIYSMRNQELKQTLKKLIQSAVSQHH; this is encoded by the coding sequence atgtccaacggcagctccatcaccgagttcctcctcctggcattcgcagacagacgggagctgcagctcctgcacttctggctcttcctgggcatctccctggctgccctcctgggcaacggcctcatcatcaccgccatcgcctgtgaccaccgcctgcacacccccatgtacttcttcctcctcaacctctccctcctcgacctgggctccctctccaccactctccccaaagccatggccaactccctctgggacaacaggcacatctcctacttagGATGTGCTGCAcaggtgtttttctttctcttcttcatctCAGCAGAATTTTATGtactcaccatcatgtcctacgaccgctacgttgccatctgcaaacccctgcactacgggaccctcctgggcagcagagcttgtgtccacatggcagcagctgcctggggcactgggttcctcaattctctcctgcacacggccaacacattttcacttacATTCTGTAAAGGCAATGttctggaccagttcttctgtgaaatcccccagatcctcaagctctcctgctcacactcctacctcagggaagttgggcttctTTTAATTAGTATCtctttggcttttgggtgttttgtgttcattgtggtgtcctatgtgcagatcttcagggccgtgctgaggatcccctctgagcagggacggcacaaagccttttccacgtgcctccctcacctggccgtggtctccctctttatcagcactggCACATTTGCCAACCTGAAGcccccctccatctcctccccatccctggacctggtggtgtcatttctgtactcggtggtgcctccagcagtgaaccccctcatctacagcatgaggaaccaggagcttaaacagacactgaagaagctgattcaatcagctgtttctcagcaccattaa
- the LOC141974191 gene encoding olfactory receptor 14J1-like: MSYDRYVAICKPLHYGTLLGSRACVHMAAAAWGTGFLNSLLHTANTFSLPLCQGNTLDQFFCEIPQILKLSCSHSYLREVGLIMVSACLAFGCFVFIVVSYVQIFRAVLRIPSEQGRHKAFSTCLPHLAVVSLFISTAMLAYLKPPSVSFPSLDLVVSFLYSVVPPARRRDVDILGPMAGRFRAVKDEPESA; this comes from the exons atgtcctacgaccgctacgttgccatctgcaaacccctgcactacgggaccctcctgggcagcagagcttgtgtccacatggcagcagctgcctggggcactgggttcctcaattctctcctgcacacggccaacacattttcactgcctctctgccagggcaacaccctggaccagttcttctgtgaaatcccccagatcctcaagctctcctgctcacactcctacctcagggaagttgggcttatcatggtcagtgcctgtttggcttttgggtgttttgtgttcattgtggtgtcctatgtgcagatcttcagggccgtgctgaggatcccctctgagcagggacggcacaaagccttttccacgtgcctccctcacctggccgtggtctccctctttatcagcacGGCCATGCTTGCCTACCTGAAGCCCCCCTCcgtctccttcccatccctggacctggtggtgtcatttctgtactcggtggtgcctccagca aggcGGAGGGACGTGGACATCTTGGGGCCAATGGCAGGGAGGTTCCGGGCAGTAAAGGATGAGCCTGAGAGTGCTTGA
- the LOC141974192 gene encoding olfactory receptor 14J1-like gives MYFFLLNLSLLDLGSISTTLPKAMANSLWDNRHISYWGCAAQTFFFFFFATAEFSLLTVMSYDRYVAICKPLHYGTLLGSRACVHMAAAAWGTGFLNSLLHTANTFSLPLCQGNAVDEFFCEIPHILKLSCSHSYLREVGLIMVSACLAFGCFVFIVVSYVQIFRAVLRIPSEQGRHKAFSTCLPHLAVVSVLISTALFAYLKPPSISSPSLDLVVSFLYSVVPPAVNPLIYSMRNQEIKDSLRNLITRWQ, from the exons atgtacttcttcctcctcaacctctccctcctcgacctgggctccatctccaccactctccccaaagccatggccaactccctctgggacaacaggcacatctcctactgggggtgtgctgcacagaccttttttttctttttctttgctacagcagagttttctctcctcacagtcatgtcctacgaccgctacgttgccatctgcaaacccctgcactacgggaccctcctgggcagcagagcttgtgtccacatggcagcagctgcctggggcactgggttcctcaattctctcctgcacacggccaacacattttcactgccactgtgCCAGGGCAATGCTGTGGAcgagttcttctgtgaaatcccccacatcctcaagctctcctgctcacactcctacctcagggaagttgggcttatcatggtcagtgcctgtttggcttttgggtgttttgtgttcattgtggtgtcctatgtgcagatcttcagggccgtgctgaggatcccctctgagcagggacggcacaaagccttttccacgtgcctccctcacctggccgtggtctccgtGTTAATCAGCACGGCTCtatttgcctacctgaagccgccctccatctcctccccatccctggacctggtggtgtcatttctgtactcggtggtgcctccagcagtgaaccccctcatctacagcatgaggaaccaggagatcaaggattccctgaggaatctgataactagat ggcagtga